The Dreissena polymorpha isolate Duluth1 chromosome 10, UMN_Dpol_1.0, whole genome shotgun sequence genome includes a region encoding these proteins:
- the LOC127849351 gene encoding uncharacterized protein LOC127849351: MCSLLCCRFESLVYTWKKISTSVTHLYKSKRARCRAVQMCFLEGAPKPFTAGRVFSTTRRVRFTTRRAVTTRRLCGNNTTKNCTARRAVTERRLNMQHKTKNANIQTLMWTPSSQYIRVAYSCDKTVGPSHR; this comes from the exons atgtgttctttactttgttgcagattcgagtcactggtttacacatggaagaagatttccaccTCTGTGACACATCTTTACAAAAGCAAG AGGGCCAGATGTCGAGCAGTACAGATGTGTTTCTTGGAGGGAGCTCCCAAACC ctttactgctggacgagtgttctctactactagacgtgtcaggtttactaccaggcgagcagtgacaacaaggcgcctttgtggaaacaacacaacaaaaaa ctgtactgctagacgagcagtgacagaaaggcgcctgaacatgcaacacaaaacaaaaaa tgccaatatccaaaccttgatgtggacaccgagtagtcaatacatacgtgtggcgtatagctgcgacaaaaccgtgggtccatcgcaccgataa